The Virgibacillus phasianinus genome includes a window with the following:
- a CDS encoding ABC transporter ATP-binding protein produces the protein MAILVAENLSKKYGSKRSIQYEALNRFNLAINKSEFVGIMGPSGSGKTTLLNLLSTIDTPTAGKISINNEKVTSMSNNKLAKFRRKEMGFVFQDYNLLDTLTIGENIVLPLTLLGKKVTVMEKQLVTVAKQLGIDAIIHKRTYEVSGGQLQRAAIARAIIHNPTVIFADEPTGNLDSKASLQVMESLRDLHELHQTTTVMVTHDPFAASFCERIIFIKDGKLFNEIHRGENRQAFFQDILNVQSLLGGNTDDLQTVRF, from the coding sequence ATGGCAATTCTAGTGGCTGAAAACTTATCCAAAAAGTATGGGAGCAAACGCAGTATTCAATATGAAGCATTAAATCGGTTTAATCTGGCAATAAACAAATCAGAATTCGTTGGGATCATGGGACCATCCGGAAGTGGAAAGACTACTTTATTAAACTTATTGTCAACGATTGATACACCAACAGCAGGGAAAATCAGCATCAATAATGAAAAGGTAACAAGTATGTCTAATAATAAATTGGCCAAATTCCGCCGTAAGGAAATGGGGTTTGTTTTTCAGGATTATAATTTATTGGACACATTAACGATTGGTGAAAACATTGTATTGCCCTTAACATTATTAGGTAAAAAGGTAACCGTAATGGAGAAACAGTTAGTGACTGTTGCAAAACAGCTTGGGATTGATGCGATTATTCATAAACGAACCTATGAAGTGTCTGGCGGCCAATTGCAGCGAGCTGCAATTGCACGGGCCATCATTCACAATCCAACCGTTATATTCGCTGATGAACCAACAGGCAATTTGGATTCAAAGGCTTCTTTACAAGTAATGGAATCATTACGTGATTTGCATGAGCTCCACCAAACCACAACGGTTATGGTTACCCATGATCCCTTTGCAGCTAGCTTCTGTGAACGGATTATCTTTATCAAAGACGGAAAATTATTTAATGAAATTCACCGTGGGGAAAATCGTCAGGCATTTTTCCAGGACATATTAAATGTACAGTCACTATTAGGAGGCAACACAGATGACCTTCAGACAGTTCGCTTTTAA
- a CDS encoding FtsX-like permease family protein, producing MTFRQFAFNNVRRNKRQYLSYFLSCMFAVTVFFMYAVIIFHPDINETEFRETVQRGIFLTEALIYVFSFLFVLYSTGSFIKSRKKEYGLLTTLGITKSQLNRMLILENTIIGITSIVAGLLLGALLTKLFLMVFSQVLGLDEILPFYLSLKAIGITAGLFFIMFELNSIAVVWTIKTKSVMEMFRGAKTPKRTPKFSWILTIISLLAIGYAYYLAYTANLMSILFRMLPILALIVPGTYFLFTQASIALINIVKKKKSYLYKNLNLLTISDLTFKLKDNARLLFFVTILSAVAFTSSGVLYGLFQSAETEAERLIPQDVSLISKGLDHVDEFKEEVAYVEKEFKQQNIPYEQITVRSVQANASSGKQEWDDTWLMIYSYSDYKKMQELQHEPVAFQMQANDQGVVLVTDFGFDYMRNIPKSITLRSEHMQEQLTLTKEYTSINDTIYTTFPVVVPDAVYQRFYQAADRNEIYHNYVMNIPGWLTHAEATEEILNGVNREFVYPDSQAGYYIMMKQGMSYLLFFGIFISVLFFLAAGSILYFRMYQDIDKDLHHFHSLYRIGLTVQEMKRIATKQLAYLFFIPFFIAVVHASFAYKALQNMLAKNIFLPSAFIISIFLVIHLANFIVIRNIYTAKLKKVMQ from the coding sequence ATGACCTTCAGACAGTTCGCTTTTAATAACGTCCGGCGCAATAAACGGCAATACCTCAGTTATTTTTTAAGTTGTATGTTTGCTGTGACGGTTTTCTTTATGTACGCGGTAATCATCTTTCATCCGGATATTAATGAAACTGAATTTCGAGAAACTGTACAACGTGGGATTTTTCTCACAGAGGCGTTAATCTATGTATTTTCTTTCTTATTTGTTCTGTACTCAACAGGCTCCTTTATCAAATCACGTAAAAAAGAATACGGTTTGTTAACAACGCTCGGTATAACAAAGTCACAGCTTAACCGTATGCTCATTTTGGAAAATACAATTATCGGCATTACTTCTATTGTTGCGGGGCTACTGCTTGGTGCGCTGCTGACAAAGCTATTTTTGATGGTCTTTTCTCAGGTTCTTGGCCTTGATGAAATTCTGCCATTCTATTTATCACTAAAAGCAATAGGCATAACCGCTGGATTGTTTTTTATTATGTTTGAACTTAATTCTATTGCCGTCGTATGGACAATTAAGACAAAGTCCGTTATGGAAATGTTCCGGGGGGCTAAGACGCCTAAACGGACCCCAAAGTTTTCCTGGATATTGACTATTATTTCATTATTAGCCATTGGCTATGCCTATTACCTGGCATATACAGCCAATCTTATGTCGATTTTATTTCGTATGCTGCCAATTTTGGCTCTCATCGTGCCTGGAACATATTTTCTGTTCACACAAGCCAGTATTGCGCTAATTAATATTGTTAAGAAGAAGAAGAGCTACCTGTATAAGAATTTAAACCTATTAACCATCTCTGACCTGACTTTTAAACTAAAGGATAATGCAAGACTATTATTTTTTGTTACGATTTTAAGCGCAGTTGCCTTTACCTCATCTGGTGTTTTATATGGTTTATTTCAAAGTGCTGAGACGGAAGCAGAAAGACTTATTCCCCAAGACGTTTCATTGATAAGCAAAGGGTTAGATCACGTGGACGAATTTAAAGAGGAAGTTGCCTATGTGGAAAAGGAATTCAAACAGCAGAATATCCCGTATGAACAGATAACAGTCCGCTCGGTTCAGGCAAACGCTTCATCTGGCAAGCAGGAATGGGATGACACCTGGCTAATGATCTACTCATACTCCGACTATAAGAAAATGCAGGAGCTCCAACACGAACCAGTTGCCTTCCAGATGCAAGCAAATGACCAGGGTGTAGTGTTAGTGACAGACTTTGGGTTTGACTATATGAGGAATATTCCTAAATCGATAACGTTAAGATCTGAACATATGCAAGAGCAACTTACCCTAACAAAAGAATACACCAGTATAAACGATACCATTTATACTACCTTTCCGGTCGTGGTGCCGGATGCAGTTTATCAGCGCTTTTATCAGGCTGCAGATCGAAATGAAATCTACCATAACTATGTAATGAACATTCCAGGCTGGCTAACACATGCAGAGGCAACTGAAGAGATTTTAAATGGGGTAAATCGTGAATTTGTATATCCTGATTCACAGGCGGGCTATTATATTATGATGAAACAGGGAATGTCATATCTTCTTTTTTTTGGTATATTTATAAGTGTTCTTTTCTTTTTAGCTGCAGGTTCCATACTTTATTTTCGAATGTATCAGGACATTGACAAGGACTTGCACCACTTCCATTCCCTGTATCGAATTGGATTGACCGTACAGGAAATGAAGCGTATTGCTACCAAGCAATTAGCCTATTTGTTTTTCATACCTTTCTTCATAGCGGTTGTTCACGCATCCTTTGCATATAAGGCATTACAAAACATGCTGGCAAAAAATATATTTCTGCCAAGTGCATTCATTATTTCCATTTTTCTAGTCATCCACCTGGCTAACTTTATTGTAATTCGAAATATCTATACAGCTAAACTGAAGAAAGTCATGCAATAA
- a CDS encoding glutamate-1-semialdehyde 2,1-aminomutase, with product MKTYTQSEKLHQEALQHIVGGVNSPSRAYKAVGGGAPVYMERGEGAYFFDVDGNKYIDYLAAYGPIITGHAHPHIAKAISHAATTGVLYGTPTALENTFAKMLKEAIPSLEKVRFTNSGTEAVMTTIRVARAYTDRTKVIKFAGCYHGHFDAVLVQAGSGPATLGTPDSAGIPKSVAEDVITVPFNDLDAFKEAMEEWGDEIAAVLVEPIVGNFGIVEPHDGFLQAVNDITHNNGALVIYDEVITGFRFTYGSAQQVYGIEPDMTAMGKIIGGGLPIGAYGGRLDIMEQVAPLGPAYQAGTMAGNPASMASGIACLEVLQQPGVYEKLDALGARLEKGIIEKAAKYDVHISVNRLCGVLTVYFGDGSISNYDQAEASDGKAFAVFFKLMLEQGVNLAPSKYEAWFLTTEHTEEDIDKTIEAVDQAFRVMAE from the coding sequence ATGAAAACTTATACACAATCTGAGAAACTGCACCAAGAAGCACTGCAGCATATTGTTGGCGGAGTAAATTCACCATCACGCGCATATAAGGCTGTTGGCGGTGGTGCACCAGTATATATGGAACGTGGAGAAGGTGCGTACTTCTTTGATGTCGATGGCAATAAATATATCGACTATTTAGCTGCCTATGGACCAATTATTACTGGTCATGCCCATCCGCATATCGCAAAAGCAATTTCACATGCCGCAACTACTGGCGTGCTGTATGGTACACCGACTGCACTTGAAAATACATTTGCCAAAATGCTGAAAGAAGCTATTCCGTCACTGGAAAAAGTGCGGTTTACTAATTCCGGAACTGAAGCAGTGATGACAACAATTCGGGTTGCCCGCGCTTATACAGATCGGACAAAGGTTATTAAATTTGCGGGCTGTTATCACGGTCATTTTGATGCCGTATTGGTTCAAGCGGGATCCGGTCCTGCGACACTTGGCACTCCTGACTCAGCCGGTATTCCGAAGTCAGTTGCTGAAGATGTGATCACCGTTCCTTTTAATGACCTAGATGCCTTTAAGGAGGCTATGGAAGAATGGGGAGATGAAATTGCAGCGGTACTCGTTGAACCAATAGTAGGTAATTTTGGAATCGTTGAACCACATGATGGATTTTTACAAGCAGTGAATGACATCACACATAATAACGGTGCGTTGGTTATTTATGATGAAGTAATCACCGGATTCCGTTTTACATATGGGAGTGCACAGCAGGTTTACGGCATCGAACCAGACATGACAGCAATGGGGAAAATTATTGGTGGCGGTCTGCCAATTGGCGCTTATGGCGGCAGACTTGATATTATGGAACAAGTAGCACCTCTTGGACCTGCCTATCAGGCTGGAACCATGGCTGGTAATCCTGCATCAATGGCTTCAGGTATCGCATGTCTTGAAGTTTTGCAACAACCAGGTGTTTATGAAAAACTAGATGCACTTGGTGCCCGGTTGGAAAAAGGAATTATTGAAAAGGCAGCCAAGTATGATGTGCACATTTCCGTAAACCGTTTATGTGGGGTGCTAACTGTTTATTTTGGAGATGGTTCAATCTCAAACTATGACCAGGCAGAAGCAAGTGATGGCAAAGCTTTTGCGGTATTCTTCAAATTAATGTTGGAACAGGGAGTGAATTTAGCCCCTTCTAAATATGAAGCATGGTTCCTGACAACTGAACATACGGAAGAAGATATAGACAAAACGATTGAAGCAGTTGATCAAGCCTTCCGCGTAATGGCTGAATAA
- a CDS encoding ABC transporter ATP-binding protein: MSSIKQYMQFVKPYRMKILWTILIGIVKFAIPLLLPLILKYIIDDIIGAENMSDSAKTTQLLWIMGGAFVIFLILRPPVEYIRQYLAQWVGNKILFDIRDRLFDHIQKLSLRFYSQTKTGEIISRVIHDVEQTKNFVLTGLMNVWLDIITILIAICIMLTMNVGLTIVSIILFPFFGFSIKYFYGRLRRLTRERSQALAEVQGHLHERVQGVPVTRSFALEDYEQGQFNKRNENFLDRALKHTNWNAKTFAVTNTITDLAPLLVIAYAGYHVINGGLSVGTMVAFVAYMERVYSPLRRLINSSTVLTQSIASIDRVFEFLNEKYDIVDKKDAKPLTNVEGNVEIDHVSFQYDENEPEVLKDVSLQVKKGETIALVGMSGGGKSTLISLIPRFYDVTKGSIKVDGIDIRDVQARSLRDNIGMVLQDNTLFSESISMNIRMGNPDATDEEVITAAKAANAHDFITDLVHGYDTLVGERGVKLSGGQKQRIAIARVFLKNPPLLIFDEATSALDLESEHTIQEALEKLASDRTTFIVAHRLATITHADRIVVVVDGEIKESGSHEELMKKQGNYYNLYQVQNLDQPDLIQG; encoded by the coding sequence ATGAGCAGCATTAAGCAATACATGCAGTTTGTAAAACCTTACCGCATGAAAATTCTCTGGACAATTCTCATTGGAATCGTAAAATTTGCTATACCATTGTTACTGCCATTGATTTTGAAATATATAATTGATGATATTATTGGTGCAGAGAATATGAGTGACAGTGCAAAAACAACTCAACTGCTTTGGATTATGGGCGGAGCATTTGTTATTTTTCTAATTTTACGTCCGCCTGTTGAATATATTCGACAATATTTAGCACAGTGGGTAGGGAACAAGATCCTTTTTGATATAAGGGATAGACTGTTTGATCACATACAAAAATTGAGCCTGAGATTTTATTCACAGACAAAAACCGGGGAAATTATTTCCCGGGTAATACATGATGTCGAACAAACCAAGAATTTCGTGCTCACCGGTTTAATGAACGTATGGTTAGACATAATAACCATTTTAATCGCAATTTGTATTATGCTGACGATGAACGTTGGCTTAACAATTGTATCAATTATTTTATTCCCGTTTTTTGGATTTTCAATTAAATATTTTTATGGACGTTTACGACGATTGACTCGCGAGCGTTCACAGGCACTGGCAGAGGTTCAAGGTCATCTCCATGAACGAGTACAGGGGGTACCTGTGACAAGAAGTTTTGCTCTGGAAGATTATGAACAAGGTCAATTCAATAAACGAAATGAAAACTTTTTGGACCGGGCATTAAAACACACAAATTGGAATGCAAAAACTTTTGCAGTTACCAATACAATTACGGATTTGGCGCCATTATTAGTTATCGCATATGCTGGTTATCATGTTATTAATGGTGGACTGTCGGTTGGTACAATGGTAGCGTTTGTTGCATATATGGAGCGTGTGTACAGCCCGTTGCGACGATTAATTAATTCTTCAACGGTCCTGACGCAATCAATCGCATCCATCGACCGTGTTTTTGAATTTTTAAATGAGAAATATGATATTGTTGATAAAAAAGATGCGAAACCATTAACAAATGTGGAAGGAAATGTAGAAATTGATCATGTTTCTTTTCAATACGACGAAAATGAACCCGAAGTATTGAAGGATGTATCACTTCAAGTGAAGAAAGGTGAGACTATTGCGTTAGTTGGAATGAGCGGTGGAGGAAAGTCTACACTTATTAGTCTGATCCCTCGTTTTTATGATGTAACCAAAGGATCTATTAAAGTTGATGGAATAGACATTCGAGATGTACAGGCGCGTTCGCTTCGGGATAACATCGGAATGGTTCTCCAGGATAATACGTTATTTAGTGAATCTATTTCCATGAACATTCGAATGGGTAATCCTGATGCAACAGATGAAGAAGTGATAACCGCGGCAAAGGCAGCTAATGCGCATGACTTTATCACTGATTTAGTGCACGGCTATGACACATTGGTAGGGGAACGCGGCGTCAAACTATCCGGAGGGCAGAAACAGCGTATTGCAATCGCCCGTGTATTTTTGAAGAACCCACCATTATTAATTTTTGACGAAGCAACCTCAGCTCTTGATTTAGAAAGTGAACATACGATACAGGAAGCCCTTGAAAAGTTGGCATCTGACCGAACTACCTTTATTGTTGCACATCGGCTGGCAACCATCACACACGCCGACAGAATTGTAGTCGTTGTTGATGGTGAAATCAAAGAAAGTGGTTCACATGAGGAACTGATGAAAAAACAAGGAAATTACTATAATTTATATCAAGTCCAAAACCTGGACCAGCCCGATTTAATTCAAGGGTAA
- the ntdP gene encoding nucleoside tri-diphosphate phosphatase has translation MAGPDTGSKIQIQSYKHNGQLHRVWENCLVLKRTEDTVIGANDKTNVIESDGRTWVTREPAICYFHAKYWFNIIGMVRDNGIHYYCNISSPFVFDDEALKYIDYDLDVKVFPDMTYNLLDEDEYDEHKEMMGYPAVLDRILHKNIDYLLRWVHQRKGPFSPEFVDQWYERFLTYR, from the coding sequence ATGGCTGGCCCTGACACAGGTTCGAAAATTCAAATTCAAAGCTATAAGCATAATGGACAACTTCATCGTGTTTGGGAAAATTGCCTTGTCCTGAAGCGTACAGAGGACACCGTAATTGGAGCAAATGACAAGACTAATGTCATTGAAAGCGATGGAAGAACATGGGTGACACGTGAACCTGCTATTTGCTATTTTCATGCGAAATATTGGTTTAATATTATTGGAATGGTACGTGATAATGGGATTCATTATTATTGTAATATAAGTTCGCCATTCGTTTTTGATGATGAAGCATTAAAGTATATTGATTATGATTTAGATGTTAAGGTGTTTCCAGATATGACGTACAATTTATTGGATGAAGATGAATACGACGAACACAAAGAAATGATGGGTTATCCAGCTGTATTAGATCGGATTCTTCATAAAAATATTGATTATTTACTTAGATGGGTGCATCAAAGGAAGGGGCCCTTCTCACCAGAATTTGTTGATCAGTGGTATGAACGTTTTTTGACATATAGGTGA
- a CDS encoding gamma-type small acid-soluble spore protein, with product MANKQQPNQTASGTNIQNVKKQNQKAAKGQQSQQGQFGTEFASETNAQEVRKQNQKAQQNKQNK from the coding sequence ATGGCTAACAAACAACAACCTAACCAAACTGCTTCTGGTACAAACATTCAAAATGTGAAGAAACAAAACCAAAAAGCAGCTAAAGGTCAACAAAGCCAACAAGGTCAATTTGGTACCGAGTTTGCATCTGAAACAAACGCACAAGAAGTAAGAAAGCAAAATCAAAAAGCTCAACAAAATAAGCAAAACAAATAA
- the mutY gene encoding A/G-specific adenine glycosylase, which yields MKNNEVLHIDIPQFQNDLISWYQDNKRDLPWRKDQDPYKVWVSEIMLQQTKVDTVIPYFNQFIKKFPSVQDLAKAEEQDVLKSWEGLGYYSRARNLQNAIREVMASYEGTIPANSADLGALKGVGPYTKGAILSIAYNQPEPAVDGNVMRVLSRILKIDEDIAKPRTKKLFEEIVRELISRADPSSFNQGMMELGAIVCTPKNPMCMLCPVQRHCHAFAEGIENELPVKSKGKKQKTVPYVALLIQNKQGKYLIEKRPDTGLLANLWQFPMISIAETGFNQIPDWFEKEYGINVRLKREAGRLKHVFSHLIWELEVHQAVSSDTKTNRKDAQFVSQNEMKAFPFPVSHQKMMQFL from the coding sequence ATGAAAAATAATGAGGTTTTACATATTGATATACCACAATTTCAAAATGATTTAATTTCCTGGTATCAAGATAATAAGCGTGATCTCCCTTGGCGGAAAGATCAGGATCCGTATAAAGTTTGGGTGTCGGAAATCATGCTACAGCAAACAAAGGTTGATACCGTTATCCCTTATTTTAACCAATTTATTAAAAAATTTCCCTCTGTCCAAGATTTAGCAAAAGCGGAAGAACAGGATGTCCTTAAATCATGGGAGGGATTAGGATACTATTCCCGTGCACGTAACCTACAAAACGCTATTAGGGAAGTTATGGCTTCATATGAAGGAACAATACCTGCAAATTCAGCAGATCTTGGGGCATTAAAAGGGGTTGGTCCTTATACAAAAGGTGCTATCCTTTCCATCGCTTATAATCAGCCGGAGCCCGCTGTGGACGGTAATGTCATGCGTGTTCTATCCCGTATTCTAAAAATAGATGAAGATATCGCAAAACCACGCACTAAAAAACTCTTTGAGGAAATAGTAAGGGAGCTAATCTCCCGCGCTGATCCATCATCATTTAATCAGGGGATGATGGAATTAGGTGCCATCGTTTGTACTCCTAAAAACCCAATGTGTATGCTTTGTCCCGTTCAACGACATTGTCATGCATTTGCTGAAGGGATTGAAAATGAATTACCGGTCAAGTCAAAAGGTAAAAAACAAAAAACAGTTCCTTATGTTGCATTACTGATCCAAAATAAACAGGGCAAGTATTTAATTGAAAAAAGACCTGATACTGGGCTATTGGCCAATCTCTGGCAATTTCCGATGATATCAATTGCCGAGACCGGGTTTAACCAGATCCCGGATTGGTTTGAAAAAGAATATGGAATAAATGTCAGGCTCAAACGGGAAGCGGGCAGGTTAAAACATGTTTTTTCCCATTTAATTTGGGAATTAGAGGTACATCAGGCAGTTTCTTCAGATACTAAAACAAATCGGAAAGACGCACAGTTTGTTAGTCAAAACGAAATGAAGGCTTTTCCATTTCCGGTTTCTCATCAAAAAATGATGCAGTTTTTGTAA
- a CDS encoding metal-dependent hydrolase: MDTGTHVVMGIALGGLATLDPAVHNDPTLFNAVFVGTMIGSQAPDFDTILKLRNNAVYIRHHRGITHSIPAVIIWGILLAGIIHLFAPGVNFLHLWLWTFAAVIIHVFVDIFNAYGTQAYRPFTNRWVAHGFINTFDPYIFILHIAGIVAWMLGANPGYTWLIIYGVIALYYIKRYIDKREIIKKIHDHLSDVEQIATSPTIKQNFWRVAITTKDRFYVGKAEHGHIQIVDEFEKLPLPDTEIIHLAKKDKNASAFLSFSPVYRWEVNDYDDFTEVRFIDLRYRSKGHYPFVAVVQIDDNMRIMSSYTGWIFSEQKLQTKLLFGDNPI; encoded by the coding sequence ATGGATACTGGCACCCATGTGGTCATGGGGATTGCACTAGGTGGACTAGCAACTCTTGACCCGGCCGTGCATAATGATCCTACACTATTTAATGCGGTATTTGTAGGGACTATGATAGGCTCACAGGCACCTGATTTTGATACAATTTTGAAACTGCGAAATAACGCAGTCTATATAAGACATCATCGCGGAATTACCCATTCCATCCCTGCAGTTATTATCTGGGGTATCCTGCTAGCTGGCATTATTCATCTATTTGCACCAGGGGTGAATTTTTTGCATCTGTGGCTATGGACATTTGCAGCCGTTATCATTCACGTGTTTGTTGATATTTTCAACGCATACGGGACACAGGCATACAGGCCGTTTACGAATAGATGGGTCGCCCATGGTTTTATAAATACGTTCGATCCATATATCTTTATTTTGCATATTGCCGGGATTGTTGCCTGGATGCTTGGAGCAAACCCTGGATACACTTGGCTGATTATTTATGGCGTAATCGCCTTATATTATATTAAACGTTATATCGATAAAAGGGAAATCATTAAAAAAATTCATGATCACTTATCTGATGTAGAACAAATTGCTACCTCTCCTACCATAAAACAAAACTTCTGGAGAGTTGCAATTACGACAAAAGATCGTTTCTATGTAGGAAAAGCAGAACATGGACACATCCAAATTGTTGATGAATTCGAAAAGCTGCCATTGCCTGACACCGAAATCATCCATTTGGCCAAAAAAGATAAAAATGCTTCCGCTTTCTTATCGTTCTCACCTGTTTACCGTTGGGAAGTAAACGATTATGACGATTTTACCGAAGTCAGATTTATTGACCTCAGGTATCGTTCCAAAGGGCATTATCCTTTTGTTGCAGTTGTACAAATTGATGATAATATGCGCATTATGAGTTCGTATACAGGTTGGATCTTTTCGGAACAAAAACTTCAAACCAAACTATTATTTGGCGATAATCCAATCTAA